One window from the genome of Acuticoccus sp. I52.16.1 encodes:
- the sdhD gene encoding succinate dehydrogenase, hydrophobic membrane anchor protein — MRSPLHKSGEEFGADRTPLKTIRHLGSAKSGTEHFIQQRLTALANMVLVIVLAVVAIMLSGRDYASAVALVGSPWVAVPLGLAIISVAVHMKLGIQVVIEDYVHGGMGIVLMLLNTFFAVAIAATAIFAIVKIMLAVLTGGSVETGA, encoded by the coding sequence ATGCGCAGCCCCCTCCACAAGTCCGGCGAGGAGTTCGGCGCCGACCGTACGCCGCTGAAGACCATCCGCCACCTCGGTTCCGCCAAGTCCGGGACCGAGCATTTCATCCAGCAGCGCCTCACCGCGCTCGCCAACATGGTGCTGGTGATCGTCCTCGCCGTGGTGGCGATCATGCTGTCGGGGCGTGACTATGCCTCCGCCGTGGCGCTGGTCGGCTCGCCCTGGGTCGCGGTGCCGCTGGGTCTCGCGATCATCTCGGTCGCGGTCCATATGAAACTCGGGATCCAGGTGGTGATCGAGGATTATGTCCACGGCGGGATGGGCATCGTGCTGATGCTCCTCAACACCTTCTTCGCGGTGGCGATCGCCGCGACGGCTATTTTCGCGATCGTGAAGATCATGCTCGCCGTTCTGACCGGCGGCAGCGTCGAGACGGGGGCTTGA
- the sdhC gene encoding succinate dehydrogenase, cytochrome b556 subunit encodes MASADTEVSRRPRPLSPHLSIYRPIVTMVMSIMHRVTGMMNVAGLVLVVIYLLALAGGPESYEWANGIYSSWLGRIVLVAFTWSLIHHMLGGIRHFVWDTGHGFGDVRYDLARLTIFGSIILTTALWSLIVVLEVI; translated from the coding sequence ATGGCGAGCGCAGACACCGAGGTGAGCCGTCGGCCACGGCCACTTTCGCCGCACCTTTCGATCTATCGGCCCATCGTGACGATGGTGATGTCGATCATGCACCGCGTGACCGGCATGATGAACGTCGCGGGCCTCGTTCTGGTCGTGATCTATCTGCTGGCGCTCGCCGGCGGGCCGGAGTCCTACGAGTGGGCCAACGGCATCTACTCCTCCTGGCTCGGCCGCATCGTCCTGGTGGCCTTCACCTGGTCGCTGATCCATCACATGCTGGGCGGCATCCGCCACTTCGTCTGGGACACCGGCCACGGCTTCGGCGACGTCCGCTACGACCTCGCCCGGCTGACGATCTTCGGGTCGATCATCCTCACCACCGCGCTGTGGTCGCTGATCGTCGTGCTGGAGGTGATCTGA